The Chryseobacterium geocarposphaerae genome has a window encoding:
- a CDS encoding DUF6146 family protein: MKNIILLIIISLLPFSCIAQTETRNNKEKSEMKPSKNEDGEWDLTVLDTQFDYFLNAVAKPISQYSESYLKTKNTFLVNEWNSYYYSGKYRNIIESSIDYDPKENYGIKFEYKLYQVFAYVSWKYKLRMNGLSGADVIR; the protein is encoded by the coding sequence ATGAAAAATATAATTTTACTTATAATTATTTCACTTTTACCCTTCAGTTGTATAGCGCAAACTGAAACTAGAAATAATAAAGAAAAATCCGAGATGAAACCTTCAAAAAATGAAGATGGAGAATGGGATCTAACTGTATTAGACACTCAATTTGACTATTTTTTAAATGCGGTTGCGAAACCGATAAGCCAATATTCAGAATCTTATTTGAAAACAAAAAATACTTTTTTAGTTAACGAATGGAATTCCTATTACTATTCAGGAAAATACAGAAATATTATCGAATCGTCTATTGATTATGATCCGAAAGAAAATTACGGAATTAAATTTGAATACAAACTCTACCAGGTTTTTGCTTATGTCAGCTGGAAATATAAACTTCGGATGAACGGACTTTCCGGAGCCGATGTTATTAGATAG
- a CDS encoding superoxide dismutase has product MSFELPKLGYAYDALEPTIDARTMEIHHTKHHQAYIDNLNNAIKGTDLEGKTIEEVCQTGTDKPAVRNNGGGHFNHSLFWEILTPGGSNEPVGNVKAAIEAYGGFEKFKTDFSDAAKTRFGSGWAWLIKNSDGSVSVSSTPNQDNPLMPVADVKGTPVLGLDVWEHAYYLNYQNRRPDYVAAFFSVVNWDKVEELFNK; this is encoded by the coding sequence ATGTCATTTGAATTACCAAAACTAGGATATGCTTATGATGCATTAGAACCGACTATCGATGCAAGAACTATGGAAATCCACCATACAAAGCACCACCAAGCATATATCGACAATTTAAATAATGCAATCAAAGGTACTGATCTGGAAGGAAAAACAATAGAAGAGGTCTGCCAAACAGGTACTGATAAACCAGCGGTAAGAAATAATGGTGGAGGTCACTTCAACCACTCTTTATTCTGGGAAATTCTGACTCCGGGTGGAAGTAATGAGCCTGTAGGCAATGTAAAAGCTGCTATAGAAGCTTACGGAGGTTTTGAAAAATTCAAAACTGACTTTTCTGATGCTGCTAAAACAAGATTCGGTTCAGGATGGGCTTGGTTGATAAAAAATTCTGACGGCTCAGTTTCTGTTTCTTCAACTCCGAACCAAGATAATCCTTTAATGCCTGTTGCAGACGTAAAAGGAACTCCAGTTTTAGGACTTGACGTTTGGGAACATGCTTACTACTTAAACTACCAAAACAGGAGACCTGACTATGTAGCAGCATTTTTCTCTGTAGTAAACTGGGATAAGGTTGAGGAGTTATTCAACAAATAA
- the rho gene encoding transcription termination factor Rho: protein MFNIETLRSKSVTDLTKILKDLGVKVARNSNENDKIFAILDFQASNPKVAKDYFNATESSMTTEEPPVEKAVKAPAKKAAPKKAAPKPKAEAKPQIEEKAEEKEIAVEEPVKEEPKIEINTEDTPNESAPAANAKKKRKRVPSANAGNSENPQEKTEVSNNTESPETASADEKPASPQHQARPQKGQNHPQNNGNQHKNQQHHNQHQNQNKQHQQHSERNDEHQHQEPKKEFNFDGMVSIEGVLEILPDNYGFLRSSDFSYISSPDDVYVSTAQIRNFGLKTGDTVKGIVRLPKEGEKYFSLLRPTEVNGRDLAFIKDRVAFEYLTPLFPEEKFNLAGSGSTISTRIVDLFAPIGKGQRAMIVAQPKTGKTMLLKDIANSIAANHPEVYMMVLLIDERPEEVTDMERSVNAEVIASTFDEAADKHVKVANLVLAKAQRMVECGHDVVILLDSITRLARAYNTVTPASGKVLSGGVDANALHKPKRFFGAARKIEGGGSLTIIATALIDTGSKMDEVIFEEFKGTGNMELQLDRKIANRRIYPAIDLVASSTRRDDLLLDEVTSQRMWILRKYLSEMNPIEAMEFVDKNIKGTLNNEEFLMSMNK from the coding sequence ATGTTTAACATTGAAACGTTAAGGTCAAAATCCGTAACGGACTTGACTAAAATCTTAAAAGATTTAGGCGTTAAAGTTGCAAGAAACAGCAATGAGAATGATAAAATCTTTGCGATTCTTGACTTTCAGGCTTCCAACCCTAAAGTTGCTAAAGATTATTTCAACGCCACAGAAAGTAGCATGACTACTGAGGAACCTCCTGTAGAGAAAGCAGTAAAGGCTCCAGCAAAAAAAGCAGCTCCTAAAAAAGCCGCTCCAAAACCTAAAGCAGAAGCAAAGCCGCAGATTGAAGAAAAGGCAGAAGAAAAAGAAATTGCTGTAGAGGAACCAGTAAAAGAGGAACCAAAAATAGAAATTAATACTGAAGATACTCCTAATGAATCTGCTCCTGCAGCGAATGCTAAGAAGAAAAGGAAACGCGTTCCTTCCGCTAATGCAGGCAACTCTGAAAATCCCCAGGAAAAAACAGAAGTTTCAAACAATACAGAATCTCCAGAAACTGCTTCCGCAGACGAAAAGCCGGCTTCTCCTCAACATCAGGCTAGACCTCAAAAAGGTCAAAATCATCCGCAAAACAACGGAAACCAGCATAAAAATCAACAACACCATAATCAACATCAAAATCAGAATAAGCAACATCAGCAGCATTCTGAAAGAAATGATGAACATCAACACCAGGAACCGAAGAAGGAGTTCAACTTTGATGGAATGGTAAGTATTGAAGGAGTTTTAGAAATCTTACCGGATAATTATGGTTTTTTACGTTCCTCAGACTTTAGTTATATCTCTTCTCCGGATGATGTGTATGTTTCTACTGCACAGATCAGAAATTTCGGATTAAAGACAGGAGATACTGTAAAAGGTATTGTAAGGTTACCAAAAGAAGGCGAAAAATATTTTTCTTTATTAAGGCCTACTGAAGTTAACGGACGTGATCTTGCTTTTATTAAAGACCGTGTTGCTTTTGAATATTTAACACCTCTTTTCCCTGAAGAAAAATTTAATCTGGCAGGAAGCGGATCCACAATTTCTACAAGAATTGTTGATTTGTTTGCTCCAATTGGGAAAGGACAAAGAGCAATGATTGTTGCCCAGCCAAAAACGGGTAAAACAATGTTGCTGAAAGATATTGCCAATTCTATTGCGGCTAATCATCCTGAGGTATATATGATGGTTCTTCTGATTGACGAACGTCCGGAAGAAGTTACCGATATGGAAAGAAGTGTAAATGCAGAAGTAATTGCCTCTACATTTGATGAAGCGGCAGATAAACACGTAAAAGTTGCCAATTTAGTTCTTGCTAAGGCACAAAGAATGGTAGAATGCGGTCATGATGTAGTTATTTTATTAGATTCAATTACAAGATTGGCAAGAGCTTATAATACGGTTACACCTGCTTCAGGTAAAGTATTATCAGGAGGGGTTGATGCCAACGCTCTTCATAAGCCGAAAAGATTCTTTGGGGCTGCAAGAAAGATTGAAGGAGGCGGATCTTTAACAATTATCGCAACAGCACTTATTGATACAGGTTCTAAAATGGATGAAGTAATCTTTGAAGAATTCAAAGGAACGGGTAACATGGAACTTCAGCTAGACAGAAAAATTGCAAACAGAAGAATTTATCCTGCCATAGATTTAGTAGCATCCAGTACCCGTAGAGATGACCTTCTTTTGGATGAAGTAACTTCTCAGAGAATGTGGATTTTAAGAAAATATCTTTCTGAAATGAATCCTATAGAGGCTATGGAATTTGTGGATAAAAATATCAAAGGAACTCTGAACAATGAGGAATTCCTAATGTCTATGAATAAGTAA
- a CDS encoding DUF4293 family protein, translating to MLQRIQTIWTFLAVLAAVFLFVTGQDVIISDSFPVLNIACIVLVLVGLLSVFSFKNRKRQILLNTISIIINALLIGILIYWLLKLSGGVHFPEKGIEPIFPLIAMICLFIANIYIKKDDRLVKSVDRLR from the coding sequence ATGCTACAAAGAATACAGACTATATGGACTTTTTTAGCAGTTTTGGCTGCTGTGTTTCTGTTCGTTACAGGGCAAGATGTTATCATTTCTGACAGTTTCCCTGTACTTAATATTGCCTGTATTGTACTTGTTTTGGTCGGATTGCTGAGTGTATTCAGCTTTAAAAATAGAAAAAGACAGATTTTGCTGAATACGATCAGCATCATTATAAACGCTTTGTTGATTGGTATATTGATTTACTGGTTACTAAAATTATCCGGAGGAGTTCATTTTCCTGAGAAGGGTATTGAGCCAATTTTTCCATTGATCGCGATGATCTGTTTGTTTATTGCAAATATTTACATCAAGAAAGATGACAGGCTCGTAAAATCTGTAGACAGGCTTCGATAA
- a CDS encoding M28 family peptidase: MKKLTYLTFSLFSIFSFAQEVSRERINTVLATLASDEMKGREIGTQENENAANYIAKLFKENNLEYCTGNSYLVPFNYKGKTVYNVCGVKKGKTDKYLGFSGHFDHIGTSNKSGDNIYNGADDDASGITTLVGISDYFKNEKPEFSMVFMAFNGEEKGMLGSRAISEDKALDKIYNNMTALFNFEMVATESQFGKNALFMTGDEFSDLDELFNKNAVNGLKIHPDPYASEQLFYRSDNVNFVKKKIIAHSFSTVDMTKASHYHNESDDLHVVDFENLTQIINNLGKTLKKINPQNFNPKYNDKVNFN; the protein is encoded by the coding sequence ATGAAAAAACTAACCTATCTTACATTCTCACTTTTCTCTATATTTTCTTTCGCACAAGAAGTTTCCAGGGAAAGAATCAACACCGTTCTGGCTACATTGGCTTCAGATGAAATGAAAGGTCGTGAAATCGGAACCCAGGAAAATGAAAACGCAGCCAATTACATAGCCAAACTCTTCAAAGAAAACAATCTGGAATATTGCACCGGAAATTCTTACCTGGTTCCATTTAATTATAAAGGAAAAACAGTCTATAATGTTTGCGGAGTAAAAAAGGGGAAGACAGATAAATACCTTGGTTTTTCAGGGCATTTTGATCATATAGGAACCAGCAATAAAAGCGGGGATAATATCTACAACGGAGCCGATGACGATGCAAGCGGAATTACTACATTGGTAGGAATTTCCGATTATTTTAAAAATGAAAAGCCTGAGTTTTCCATGGTGTTTATGGCTTTTAATGGGGAAGAAAAAGGAATGCTTGGCTCCAGAGCAATTTCCGAAGATAAAGCATTAGACAAAATTTATAACAATATGACCGCTCTTTTCAATTTTGAAATGGTGGCTACAGAATCCCAGTTCGGGAAAAATGCATTATTCATGACAGGTGACGAGTTCTCCGATCTTGATGAGCTATTCAATAAAAATGCAGTGAATGGCTTAAAGATTCATCCTGATCCATATGCTTCGGAACAATTATTTTACAGATCAGACAACGTAAATTTTGTGAAAAAGAAAATTATTGCTCATTCTTTTTCAACGGTTGATATGACGAAAGCTTCTCATTATCATAATGAAAGTGACGATCTCCATGTGGTTGACTTTGAGAATCTGACTCAAATTATCAATAATCTTGGTAAAACTTTAAAGAAGATAAATCCCCAAAATTTTAATCCGAAATATAACGACAAAGTAAATTTCAATTAG
- a CDS encoding ABC transporter ATP-binding protein: protein MNKYQKILKFARPHQKYIYGSLFFNLLYSVFQIASLGTILPVLGMLFGTIEAKKYSHPPVYSGKILDFFSYIKEYANYYVQTLVTDYGALKVLAWLCIITAFMFLLRNLFRYLGSFLLINYRVGVTKDLRGAMYRKILSLPVSFFTESRKGDLMSRMSNDVGEVEGNILGSLVELINAPFMLISTLVTLFFLSTEMTLFSLLVLPVMGTMIALIGKSLKKDSHEAQNEMGTIFSIVDETLKSTKVIKIFSAEKIMDNRFMQSMQRWINSSIRLGRKKELASPMSEFLGSVTFLIIAWYGGKQIIVEQSISPADFLVFLGIFFQILPPVKSLSQSISNVQKGEASLERVLEILDADVKIDEVAEPVAISTLNNAIEFNNIGFYYDKDHTILKNFSLSIPKGKTVALVGQSGSGKTTIANLLARFYDVSEGEILIDGVNIKHLKLKEYRKLLGMVTQESVLFNDTVYNNILMGKPDATREEVIAAAKIANADSFITNLPDGYDSNIGDDGGKLSGGQKQRVSIARAVLKNPPIMILDEATSALDTESERFVQDALEKMMENRTSLVIAHRLSTIQKADWIVVMEKGDIMEQGTHHDLIAKRGVYHKLVELQNFD from the coding sequence ATGAATAAGTATCAAAAAATTTTAAAATTCGCAAGACCACACCAGAAATACATTTATGGAAGTTTATTTTTCAATTTGTTGTATTCTGTATTCCAAATTGCTTCTTTAGGAACAATTTTGCCGGTTTTGGGAATGCTTTTCGGAACCATTGAGGCTAAAAAATATAGCCATCCACCTGTTTATTCGGGAAAAATTTTAGACTTTTTTTCTTACATAAAAGAATATGCCAATTACTATGTACAAACATTGGTTACTGACTATGGAGCGCTTAAGGTACTGGCTTGGCTGTGTATCATCACTGCTTTTATGTTTTTACTGAGAAATCTTTTCAGATATTTGGGTTCATTTTTACTGATCAATTATCGTGTAGGAGTTACCAAAGACCTTCGTGGAGCTATGTACAGAAAGATTCTTTCTTTGCCGGTTTCTTTTTTTACAGAAAGCAGAAAAGGAGATTTAATGTCGCGTATGTCAAACGACGTGGGTGAAGTAGAAGGAAATATTTTGGGAAGTCTGGTAGAATTGATCAATGCACCATTTATGTTGATCAGTACATTGGTAACACTATTCTTCCTGAGTACAGAAATGACACTTTTCTCACTGTTGGTATTACCCGTAATGGGAACCATGATTGCCTTAATCGGGAAAAGTTTAAAAAAGGATTCTCATGAAGCTCAAAACGAAATGGGAACCATTTTCTCTATTGTAGATGAAACATTGAAGTCCACAAAAGTAATTAAGATCTTCAGTGCAGAAAAAATAATGGACAACCGATTCATGCAGTCTATGCAAAGATGGATCAACAGCTCCATAAGATTGGGAAGAAAAAAGGAGCTTGCATCGCCAATGAGTGAGTTTCTAGGCTCAGTGACATTCTTAATTATCGCTTGGTATGGTGGGAAACAAATTATCGTAGAACAAAGCATTTCTCCTGCAGATTTCCTTGTATTTCTGGGTATTTTCTTCCAAATTTTACCTCCTGTTAAAAGTTTATCCCAGTCAATCTCCAATGTTCAGAAAGGAGAAGCATCTCTTGAAAGAGTTTTAGAAATCCTTGATGCAGATGTAAAAATTGATGAGGTAGCAGAACCTGTTGCAATTTCTACCCTGAATAATGCTATTGAATTTAATAATATTGGGTTCTATTACGATAAAGACCATACCATTCTTAAAAACTTCTCATTAAGTATTCCGAAAGGAAAAACCGTTGCGCTTGTTGGACAAAGTGGTAGTGGAAAAACAACCATTGCGAACCTTTTAGCCAGATTTTATGATGTTTCCGAAGGCGAAATTTTAATTGACGGAGTTAATATTAAACATTTAAAACTAAAAGAATACCGCAAGTTATTAGGAATGGTAACTCAAGAGTCCGTTTTATTCAACGATACTGTTTATAATAACATTTTGATGGGTAAACCTGATGCGACAAGAGAAGAGGTAATTGCAGCCGCGAAAATCGCCAATGCAGACTCATTCATCACCAATCTTCCTGATGGATATGATTCCAATATCGGAGACGACGGCGGAAAACTTTCCGGAGGTCAGAAACAAAGGGTTTCTATTGCGAGAGCCGTATTGAAAAATCCACCGATTATGATTCTGGATGAAGCCACTTCAGCATTGGATACAGAATCCGAAAGATTTGTTCAGGATGCGTTGGAAAAAATGATGGAAAACCGAACATCCTTAGTCATTGCTCACCGTCTCTCAACAATTCAGAAAGCGGACTGGATCGTGGTAATGGAAAAAGGTGATATTATGGAACAGGGAACTCATCACGATCTTATTGCCAAAAGAGGAGTGTATCACAAATTGGTTGAGCTTCAAAACTTTGATTAA
- a CDS encoding DUF1801 domain-containing protein has protein sequence MNPIQEYFYRIDEPERSTLLFLRKKILESDPDNITETLSFGLPFFKYKKKMLCYLYYSKKHKKHYISFYHGDKLNHPLLLQEGRKRFKILLIDGNEDLPLDFILGLINEVKQYIK, from the coding sequence ATGAATCCTATACAAGAGTACTTCTACAGAATCGATGAGCCTGAAAGAAGTACTCTTCTTTTTTTACGCAAAAAGATCCTCGAATCTGATCCAGACAATATCACGGAAACATTAAGCTTTGGATTGCCGTTTTTTAAGTATAAAAAGAAAATGCTGTGCTATTTGTATTATAGCAAAAAACACAAGAAGCATTATATAAGTTTCTATCATGGGGACAAACTAAATCATCCTTTACTCCTACAGGAGGGCAGAAAGAGGTTTAAAATCCTTTTAATCGATGGGAATGAAGATTTGCCTTTAGATTTTATTTTAGGCTTAATTAATGAAGTAAAGCAATACATCAAATAA
- a CDS encoding peptide-N-glycosidase F-related protein, whose amino-acid sequence MKKILFPLMLFAGFFKMAAQTTINVFSQVVFYDGYAANVSNPVPANTIRLANYRYARKLSDTELNSFQNKIQMNVNIGALCDNYDRIGGVHIALVPKNQATYTLSDTGVKRFEIGRYITPFMNKNISPTTVPYTYEVDNLYAVFSNVTLRNTYDIYVELDVFGVPYAANTQVVGCSGRNDVFEGTLNFVTYNDPSVTTSYNNLLPLLDSNELNNYNNTDQAGETVRLVNFNVNQSTDNAKFFIISTPHGANTNGEEYVRRQNQVSLDNAQVLTFTPGGKSCEPYRMYNTQGNGIYGTSVKTTAWWTSWNNWCPGDSVPIRSFTSPTLTAGSHVLKYEVPTAVFYGQDGRIVLSIYMQSNNQLLSVKDVSTIDVSIYPNPTADFVNIRSDKKVKNILVYSLDGRKLNEVKDSKVDMTPYSAGTYLLDITLEGGTQFKHKIIKK is encoded by the coding sequence ATGAAAAAAATTCTATTTCCTTTAATGCTCTTTGCCGGCTTTTTTAAAATGGCAGCACAGACTACTATAAATGTCTTTTCACAGGTTGTTTTTTACGACGGATATGCTGCAAATGTTTCCAATCCGGTTCCGGCAAATACAATTCGATTGGCGAATTACAGATATGCCAGAAAACTAAGTGATACTGAACTGAATTCTTTTCAGAATAAAATTCAGATGAATGTAAATATCGGAGCGCTCTGCGATAATTATGACCGAATAGGAGGTGTACATATTGCCTTAGTTCCCAAAAATCAGGCAACTTATACATTGAGTGATACAGGAGTGAAAAGATTTGAAATAGGGAGGTATATTACTCCTTTCATGAATAAAAATATTTCTCCAACTACAGTTCCGTACACTTATGAAGTAGATAATCTGTATGCGGTGTTCAGTAATGTAACTTTACGAAATACGTATGATATTTATGTGGAGCTTGATGTTTTTGGAGTTCCTTATGCAGCCAATACCCAGGTAGTAGGCTGTTCGGGGAGAAATGATGTTTTTGAGGGCACTCTGAATTTTGTAACGTATAATGATCCTTCAGTTACTACTTCGTATAATAATCTGCTTCCGCTATTAGACTCCAATGAGTTGAATAATTATAATAATACGGACCAAGCCGGAGAAACAGTAAGGTTGGTTAATTTTAATGTAAACCAAAGCACGGATAACGCTAAGTTTTTCATAATTTCCACACCCCATGGAGCCAATACCAATGGAGAGGAATATGTAAGAAGGCAAAATCAGGTTTCATTAGATAATGCCCAGGTTCTAACTTTTACTCCGGGTGGAAAATCCTGTGAACCGTACCGAATGTACAACACGCAAGGAAATGGAATATACGGAACATCTGTAAAAACTACGGCTTGGTGGACTTCTTGGAATAACTGGTGTCCCGGAGATTCCGTACCAATCAGAAGTTTTACATCTCCTACGCTTACTGCTGGAAGTCATGTACTAAAGTATGAAGTTCCGACTGCTGTTTTTTACGGACAGGATGGAAGGATAGTTCTTTCTATTTATATGCAAAGCAATAATCAGCTTTTGTCTGTGAAAGATGTTTCTACCATAGATGTGTCAATTTATCCTAATCCTACTGCAGATTTTGTAAACATAAGATCGGATAAAAAAGTGAAGAATATTCTTGTCTATTCTTTAGACGGAAGAAAATTAAATGAGGTAAAAGATTCTAAGGTGGATATGACTCCGTATTCTGCCGGGACATATTTGCTGGATATTACGTTGGAAGGAGGAACCCAATTTAAACATAAGATCATTAAGAAATAA
- a CDS encoding phosphatidylserine decarboxylase family protein → MKLHKESKGTITVATILFVILGVLAIYFLKIWSLLIILPLLVIYSLVFWFFRVPDRNILDHRENVIAPVDGKVVMIKEVDEDEFIKGKAIQVSIFMSPLNVHICRYPVSGNVIYKKYHPGKYLVAWHEKSSTENERTTVAVETLTNHKVVFRQIAGYVARRIVFYCNEGDAAKAGHEFGFIKFGSRMDVFLPLDTEIICKIGDITKGGLDVIAKLKD, encoded by the coding sequence ATGAAATTACACAAAGAGTCGAAAGGAACAATTACAGTAGCTACCATATTGTTCGTCATATTAGGCGTATTAGCTATTTATTTCCTTAAAATCTGGTCGTTACTTATTATTCTGCCTTTGTTGGTAATATATAGTTTGGTATTTTGGTTTTTCCGGGTTCCTGATCGTAACATTTTAGATCACAGAGAAAATGTGATAGCGCCGGTTGACGGTAAGGTGGTGATGATCAAAGAAGTGGACGAAGATGAATTTATTAAGGGAAAAGCAATTCAGGTTTCTATCTTCATGTCTCCGCTAAATGTTCATATTTGTAGATATCCTGTATCAGGAAACGTAATTTACAAGAAATATCATCCTGGAAAGTATCTGGTAGCCTGGCACGAGAAATCTTCCACAGAAAACGAAAGAACAACAGTTGCTGTCGAAACTTTAACAAACCATAAAGTGGTTTTCAGACAAATTGCAGGATATGTAGCGAGAAGAATTGTTTTCTATTGTAATGAAGGAGATGCAGCAAAAGCAGGACATGAGTTTGGGTTTATCAAATTCGGTTCAAGAATGGACGTTTTCCTGCCTCTGGATACTGAAATCATCTGCAAGATAGGTGATATTACTAAAGGAGGTTTAGATGTGATCGCCAAACTAAAAGATTAA
- a CDS encoding phosphatidate cytidylyltransferase, which produces MDKNLIQRTLSGIVYVAIIVLCVTPLGAKLINSISPDLVKQQYLYYGLITFLMLVGTWECVKIMQFGNGYEKWVVLPLIAFIFYLFSKRYFNYGFFFDFRLSEILAIVLILIAVVTLFKFSSELYYDSGKLIFTVIYIALPFSFALGLPKFTSYDDTFSLEVLFLFILIWSSDTFAYLTGKFFGKHKMAPKISPKKTWEGYIGGVVLTLVLSYFIEHYHPDLRGNWMIVGFLVAAFAPLGDLVESQLKRNFGVKDSGNIIPGHGGVLDRLDSFLICVPVVYLYFILAKFIYIIS; this is translated from the coding sequence TTGGACAAAAACCTTATTCAACGAACCCTTTCCGGAATTGTATATGTTGCAATTATTGTTTTATGTGTTACTCCATTGGGAGCGAAACTGATTAATTCTATTTCTCCGGATTTGGTTAAACAACAATATCTTTATTACGGACTGATTACATTTTTAATGCTTGTAGGAACCTGGGAATGCGTAAAAATTATGCAGTTTGGCAACGGATATGAAAAATGGGTGGTGCTGCCTCTTATTGCATTTATCTTTTATCTCTTTTCTAAGCGATATTTTAACTATGGTTTCTTTTTTGATTTCAGATTAAGCGAAATATTGGCGATTGTTCTAATTTTAATCGCTGTGGTTACCTTATTTAAGTTTTCAAGTGAATTATACTATGACAGCGGAAAACTGATTTTTACAGTGATCTATATAGCTCTCCCTTTCTCTTTCGCATTGGGACTTCCGAAATTTACCTCTTACGACGATACATTTTCTTTAGAAGTGCTATTTCTTTTTATTTTGATATGGAGCAGCGATACTTTTGCTTACCTAACCGGGAAATTTTTCGGAAAACATAAAATGGCTCCTAAAATCTCTCCTAAAAAAACATGGGAAGGCTATATTGGTGGAGTAGTACTGACATTGGTTTTATCTTATTTTATAGAACATTATCATCCTGATCTTCGGGGGAACTGGATGATCGTAGGTTTTTTGGTGGCTGCATTCGCTCCATTGGGAGATTTGGTGGAAAGTCAGCTGAAGAGAAATTTCGGTGTAAAAGACAGTGGAAATATCATTCCGGGGCATGGTGGAGTATTAGATAGGCTGGATAGTTTTTTAATCTGTGTTCCTGTCGTATATTTGTACTTTATTTTAGCTAAATTTATTTATATAATCTCATGA
- a CDS encoding LUD domain-containing protein gives MNLFKKIVSKLTNQPEEEDKQSLEKLGDSLKNADLDYKFAQLFTHSGGFFNYCADEGEALQTLNQIIKIEGITNLFCWDKELQNFLNVVKAPYTPDLESSNDCAFITCEYLIAYDGRIMLSHNNILHYHSSRLPSKIIIIANVSQIVNNLNDAMGKIKRNGNIKNLTSISGNQSKMDTSSNSNTKLFLLLLED, from the coding sequence TTGAATTTATTCAAGAAGATTGTAAGCAAACTTACCAACCAGCCTGAGGAAGAGGATAAACAGAGCCTGGAGAAACTTGGAGATTCGTTGAAAAATGCGGATCTTGATTATAAGTTTGCGCAATTGTTTACGCATTCGGGAGGTTTTTTTAATTATTGTGCAGATGAAGGAGAAGCGTTACAGACTTTAAATCAAATCATTAAAATAGAGGGGATTACCAATCTTTTTTGCTGGGATAAAGAGCTTCAGAATTTTTTAAATGTTGTAAAGGCTCCTTATACTCCGGATCTGGAATCTTCTAACGACTGTGCTTTTATTACCTGCGAATATCTTATTGCTTACGACGGGAGAATAATGCTGTCCCATAATAATATTCTTCATTATCACTCTTCAAGGTTACCAAGCAAAATTATCATCATCGCAAATGTTTCTCAGATAGTAAATAACCTCAATGATGCGATGGGAAAGATCAAAAGAAATGGTAACATCAAAAATCTGACTTCAATCAGCGGTAATCAATCAAAAATGGACACTTCTTCTAATTCTAATACGAAGTTGTTTTTATTGCTGCTTGAAGATTAA